In Tenebrio molitor chromosome 6, icTenMoli1.1, whole genome shotgun sequence, one genomic interval encodes:
- the LOC138132541 gene encoding sensory neuron membrane protein 1 isoform X2, with protein sequence MVNLDKDSEIRKMFVKVPFALDFKVYLFNVTNPMDIQNGALPVVQEVGPFCFEEWKEKIDLADGDEEDVMFYNPKDTFYKANWPGCLDGSQMLTIPHPLILGMVNTVARTKPGMLTLVSKAINSIYKTPDSIFVTAKAMDILFDGVVINCGVKDFAGKAVCTQLKESPDLRHVTDDDLAFSFMAPKNGTAGKRFKVLRGVKTSHDVGRILEYDEKKEMEVWPTKECNQYKGTDGTVFASFLAKEEGLASFAPDLCRSLVAVYSGDTKYDGIPVRIYTATLGDMSKNADEKCYCPTPETCLKKGLMDLFKCAGVPIYVSLPHFYESDESYVHGVKGLNPNKKDHGIQILFESITGGPVAAAKRLQFSMPLEPNEKVPIFNKLPSTVLPLFWVEEGVALNNTFTGPIKDLFKIKKIVKITTWVVLVGCLGGLGAAAYLFFAKKGEANITPVHKVKPANETNGISTVGTDGFGGQVNHAMSDNEIEKY encoded by the exons ATGGTGAACTTAGACAAAGATAGTGAAATACGAAAAATGTTCGTCAAAGTTCCATTTGCGTTAGATTTTAAGGTTTATTTGTTCAACGTTACCAATCCTATGGATATCCAAAATGGTGCCTTACCTGTAGTACAAGAAGTTGGACCTTTCTGTTTCGA agaatggaaagaaaaaattgatttggctgACGGCGACGAAGAGGATGTCATGTTTTACAACCCCAAAGATACGTTTTACAAAGCGAACTGGCCTGGCTGTCTTGACGGAAGTCAAATGTTAACGATACCGCATCCCTTGATTctg GGTATGGTAAACACAGTGGCGCGGACAAAACCAGGCATGTTAACACTGGTCAGCAAAGCCATCAACTCCATTTACAAAACTCCCGACTCAATCTTCGTAACAGCTAAAGCAATGGACATTCTTTTCGACGGAGTTGTAATTAACTGTGGAGTCAAGGACTTCGCTGGGAAAGCAGTGTGCACACAACTTAAAGAATCCCCCGACTTAAGGCACGTGACTGACGATGATTTAGCCTTTTCCTTTATGGCTCCT aaaaatggtACGGCGGGTAAACGGTTCAAAGTTTTAAGAGGTGTAAAAACTTCTCACGATGTCGGGAGAATTCTCGAATATGACGAAAAAAAGGAAATGGAAGTGTGGCCCACGAAAGAGTGCAACCAGTACAAAGGAACTGATGGTACTGTCTTCGCGTCCTTCCTTGCTAAAGAGGAAGGTCTTGCTTCGTTCGCGCCAGATTTGTGCAG GTCGTTGGTAGCAGTCTACAGTGGAGACACCAAGTACGATGGTATTCCTGTAAGAATCTACACGGCTACTTTGGGAGACATGTCGAAGAATGCTGACGAGAAATGTTATTGTCCTACACCGGAAACTTGTCTGAAAAAGGGATTGATGGACCTGTTCAAGTGTGCAGGAGTTCCTATTTACGTGTCCTTACCTCACTTCTACGAATCCGACGAGAGCTATGTCCACGGAGTCAAAGGCCTAAATCCCAATAAAAAAGATCACGGGATACAAATCTTGTTCGAATCT ATCACTGGAGGTCCTGTAGCGGCAGCGAAGAGACTTCAATTCAGCATGCCTCTGGAGCCTAACGAAAAGGTCCCAATCTTTAACAAATTACCAAGCACAGTGTTACCACTGTTCTGGGTGGAAGAA GGAGTTGCGCTGAATAATACATTCACTGGTCCCATAAAAGATCTTttcaaaataaagaaaatagtCAAGATAACGACGTGGGTGGTTCTGGTTGGTTGTCTTGGAGGACTGGGAGCGGCCGCGTATCTGTTCTTTGCCAAAAAGGGGGAAGCGAACATAACACCTGTTCACAAAGTCAAACCGGCAAATGAAACAAATGGAATTAGTACCGTCGGAACCGATGGATTTGGTGGTCAAGTGAATCATGCAATGTCCGACAACGAAATAGAAAAGTATTGA
- the LOC138132541 gene encoding sensory neuron membrane protein 1 isoform X1 — MKPIRRKDLLFLLFPKLRLLKFSFESLKCIYDCYKERKSPKKKKMRLPVKIAIGCAIGACVIVIFGFIAFPKMIKGKVKKMVNLDKDSEIRKMFVKVPFALDFKVYLFNVTNPMDIQNGALPVVQEVGPFCFEEWKEKIDLADGDEEDVMFYNPKDTFYKANWPGCLDGSQMLTIPHPLILGMVNTVARTKPGMLTLVSKAINSIYKTPDSIFVTAKAMDILFDGVVINCGVKDFAGKAVCTQLKESPDLRHVTDDDLAFSFMAPKNGTAGKRFKVLRGVKTSHDVGRILEYDEKKEMEVWPTKECNQYKGTDGTVFASFLAKEEGLASFAPDLCRSLVAVYSGDTKYDGIPVRIYTATLGDMSKNADEKCYCPTPETCLKKGLMDLFKCAGVPIYVSLPHFYESDESYVHGVKGLNPNKKDHGIQILFESITGGPVAAAKRLQFSMPLEPNEKVPIFNKLPSTVLPLFWVEEGVALNNTFTGPIKDLFKIKKIVKITTWVVLVGCLGGLGAAAYLFFAKKGEANITPVHKVKPANETNGISTVGTDGFGGQVNHAMSDNEIEKY, encoded by the exons ATGAAACCGATTCGTCGGAAGGACttgttatttttactttttcctaAGTTACGTTTGCTTAAGTTCTCTTTCGAATCACTAAAGTGCATTTACGATTGTTATAAAGAGAGGAAATCCccgaaaaagaaaaagatgaGGTTACCGGTGAAAATCGCCATCGGGTGTGCGATCGGCGCTtgtgttattgttatttttggattTATTGCCTTTCCTAAAATGATCAAAGGAAAAGTGAAGAAA ATGGTGAACTTAGACAAAGATAGTGAAATACGAAAAATGTTCGTCAAAGTTCCATTTGCGTTAGATTTTAAGGTTTATTTGTTCAACGTTACCAATCCTATGGATATCCAAAATGGTGCCTTACCTGTAGTACAAGAAGTTGGACCTTTCTGTTTCGA agaatggaaagaaaaaattgatttggctgACGGCGACGAAGAGGATGTCATGTTTTACAACCCCAAAGATACGTTTTACAAAGCGAACTGGCCTGGCTGTCTTGACGGAAGTCAAATGTTAACGATACCGCATCCCTTGATTctg GGTATGGTAAACACAGTGGCGCGGACAAAACCAGGCATGTTAACACTGGTCAGCAAAGCCATCAACTCCATTTACAAAACTCCCGACTCAATCTTCGTAACAGCTAAAGCAATGGACATTCTTTTCGACGGAGTTGTAATTAACTGTGGAGTCAAGGACTTCGCTGGGAAAGCAGTGTGCACACAACTTAAAGAATCCCCCGACTTAAGGCACGTGACTGACGATGATTTAGCCTTTTCCTTTATGGCTCCT aaaaatggtACGGCGGGTAAACGGTTCAAAGTTTTAAGAGGTGTAAAAACTTCTCACGATGTCGGGAGAATTCTCGAATATGACGAAAAAAAGGAAATGGAAGTGTGGCCCACGAAAGAGTGCAACCAGTACAAAGGAACTGATGGTACTGTCTTCGCGTCCTTCCTTGCTAAAGAGGAAGGTCTTGCTTCGTTCGCGCCAGATTTGTGCAG GTCGTTGGTAGCAGTCTACAGTGGAGACACCAAGTACGATGGTATTCCTGTAAGAATCTACACGGCTACTTTGGGAGACATGTCGAAGAATGCTGACGAGAAATGTTATTGTCCTACACCGGAAACTTGTCTGAAAAAGGGATTGATGGACCTGTTCAAGTGTGCAGGAGTTCCTATTTACGTGTCCTTACCTCACTTCTACGAATCCGACGAGAGCTATGTCCACGGAGTCAAAGGCCTAAATCCCAATAAAAAAGATCACGGGATACAAATCTTGTTCGAATCT ATCACTGGAGGTCCTGTAGCGGCAGCGAAGAGACTTCAATTCAGCATGCCTCTGGAGCCTAACGAAAAGGTCCCAATCTTTAACAAATTACCAAGCACAGTGTTACCACTGTTCTGGGTGGAAGAA GGAGTTGCGCTGAATAATACATTCACTGGTCCCATAAAAGATCTTttcaaaataaagaaaatagtCAAGATAACGACGTGGGTGGTTCTGGTTGGTTGTCTTGGAGGACTGGGAGCGGCCGCGTATCTGTTCTTTGCCAAAAAGGGGGAAGCGAACATAACACCTGTTCACAAAGTCAAACCGGCAAATGAAACAAATGGAATTAGTACCGTCGGAACCGATGGATTTGGTGGTCAAGTGAATCATGCAATGTCCGACAACGAAATAGAAAAGTATTGA